The genomic DNA AGGTGGCAAGATACTTTGGCCTTCTTGTGACACCATGCCCTATACATTCCTTCTCTGAAGCATCAAGTGACTGCTTTGCACAGAGCCAATGGGAAATGACTCAATATTAGAGACCAAGATCATGAACTAGGTTTGGGAGTGAGTCTGGGGAAGAAGGGTCTTAGAAATCCTTCTCCAGGAGCTGACTTTAGTATTTGTTTCAAAGAGGTTGCCATCTAGTGCCCAGTGGTTACACAGCAGATTTGCTTGGTTAGAAGcaagtttcatttcctttctccaagGTACCTGGAGTACAAGAAGGTCCCTAACAGCAGACCACCTGAATATGAGTTCTTCTGGGGCTTGCGCTCCTACCATGAGACTAGCAAGATGAAAGTCCTCAAGTTTGCATGTAAGGTAATAGGAGAGAATTCTGACTTGTTATATTAAGGGTTCTGGATGCCCCCAGCTGGGGCAGGCTACATGCAGGGATGGTCAGGCACAGGGTAGCCTGCAGTTCATATACAAACATATGTAGAACTTCATTGATGTTTGAGAATGCTGCTGAACATAAAGTTTAattgtttcattcctttttcataCTTTGTGTTAGTCTGCTTGCACCGCCATagcaaaatactacagactgggtgacttaaacaatagaaatttattttctcacagttctggagactggaagtcccagatcaaggtccAGCAGGGTCAGTTTCTGATGAAGCCTCTTTCCGGCTTGCAGATGAatgtcttcttgctgtgttctcatgTGGTAGAGAGCCTcctcttttcttaaatgtttatttattttaagaaacagagagcacgaatgggggaggggcagagaaggagagagagagagagagagagagagagagagagagagagagaatcccaagcaggccctgtgctgtcagcacagagcctgacacagggcttgatcccacgaactatgagatcatgacctgacctgaaataaaaaatcagatgcttaaccgactgagccacccaggtgccccaagagagagagcttctttttataaaaacactaatccTATTGGAGTAGGGCCCtgcctttatgacctcatttagcTCTACTTCCATAAAGGCCcaatctccaaacacagtcacattgggggctggtgctttaacatatgaattttaggaggacacaaacattcaatccataacTTACTCTCTTatcattttccatcttttccatgAGGTTAACTCGTCCAAGATCACACACAGCACCTTAGTTATCAGAGCTGAAATGGATATCAGGATTGACCcatgattggaaaaaaaaaaatactactattGCTTTTATACAAAGCCCATAGTATGTacttaatatataattacaaatgttATTATCCTCATAAtgattatcatccccatttcaggTGCAGAAGAAAGACCCCAAGGACTGGGCTTCTCAGTACCGGGAGGCAGTAGAGATGGAAGTGCAAGCTGCAGCTGCGGCTGAGGCTGAGGCTGAAGCCAGGGCTGAGGCAAGAGCCCAAATGGGGATTGGAAAGGAAGCTGTGGCTGGGCCCTGGAATTGGGATGACATGGATATCGACTGCCTAACAAGGGAAGAGTTAGGCGATGATGATCAGTCCTGGAAcagattttcatttgaaattgaGGCCATAGCCCAAGAATATGCAGATGCCAGCACCAACATCGACTTCAGCAGAGGAGCTAGCACCAGGGCTACCTTTAGCAATAGTGCTAATATTAGCTTCAGTGATGCAACCAGCCCCAGTGGTGGCTTTGGTGGCAGAGCTGGCATTAACTTTGGTGGCACACCCAGCACCAGTGCCAGCTTCAGCAGTACAGCCAGCATTTGCTTTAGTGGCACACCCAGCACTAGCACTAGTTTCAGTGGTGCAGCCAGCATTAGCTTCAGTGGTGCAGCCAGCACCAGCTCTAGTTTCAACAGTGAAACCTGCATTAGCTTTGGTGGCACACCTTGTACCAGTGCCAGCTTTGGTGGTGGGATCAGCTCTAGTTTCAGTATCCCACTCAGCACCAGTCCCAATTTCAGTGGTGGAGTCAGCTCTGGCTTTGGAGGGACACTCAGTACCACTGCTGGCTTCTGTGGTGCACTCATTACCAGTAGCAGTTTTGGCACTATACCCAGAACCAGCACAGTCTTTAGTGGTGTACTCAGCACCAGCACTGGATTTGGTGGTACACTCAGCACTAGTATCTGCTTTAGTGGCTCTTCCAGCTCTGATGTCAGCTTTGGTGGCACACTTAGTACCAGTATCTGCTTTGATGGCTCTCCTAGCACCAGCACTGGTTTTGATGGAGTACTCAGCACCAGTGTCTCCTTTGGTAGCTCTTCCAGCACTAGTGCTGACTTTGGCGGTACACTAAGTACCAGCATTTGCTTTGGTGGTCCTCCCAGCACTGATGCCAGGTTTAGTGGTTCATTCAGCACCAGTGTTGGCTTTGGCAATGCACTCAACACCAGTGCTGGTTTTAGCAGTGCTGTTAGCACTAATGCCAGCTTCAGCAGTGCACCTAACAGCATGTCTGGCTTTGGCGGTGTGTTCAGCACTAGTACAGACTTCAGTGGGGCACTTAGCACTACTACTGACTTTAGCATTTCTCCCAGTGCCAGCATTGGCTTTGGTGGACTTCCCAGCACCAGCCTCTGCTTTGGCAGTGTATCTAACACCAACCTATGCTTTGGTGGCCCTCCTAGCACTAGCACTTACTTTAGTGGTGCTACCAGTTCTAGTTTTGGTGATGGATCCAGTACCACTGCCGGTTTCATCTTTGGCAATGGCTTAAGCACCAGTGCTGGATTTAGTGGTGGACTGAGCACCAGTGCTGGCTTTGGTAGTGGACTAGGCACCAGTGCTATCTTCGGTAGTGGACTGAGCACCAGTGCTGGCTTTGGTGGTGGACTGATCTCAAGTGATGCCTTTGGTGGTGTACTGGGCACCAATGCTGGTTTTGGCAGCACACTTGGCACCAGTGCTGGCTTTAGTGGTGGCCTCAGCATCAGTGATGGCTTTGGTGCTGGGCCTAATACCAGCTTCAATGGAGGACCAAGTACCATCATTGGCTTTGGCAGTGGTTCCAACACCAGCACTGGCTTTATTGGTGAACCTAGCATCAGCACCAGCTTTAATGGTGGACCCAGTTCTATCATTGGCTTCAGCAGTGGACCAAGCACAGGCTCTGGCTTCAACAGTGGACCAAGCAGTGGTGATGGCTTTGGCGGTGGACCAAGAAATGGTGCTGGCTTTGGTGGTGAAGCCACCAGCCTTGTTGCCTGTAGCTTCTCCTATGGCTAGTGAGGTTTCAGGTAATTACAACATTTCCACAGCATGGCCTATGGGAATGGGTATAATAGCTGGGAAATTTTAAGAAACCCCGAAGTGGGAGGGTTGGGTAGGGAGATGAGGACAATGATGGAAGTATGAGAAAACATTTGTTGCTAAAATGTGCTtctgtttggtgttttgttttcagatccCAGGTTTACAGATAATGCTAATTAATTGCAGCAGTTCTTCCCGTGGATCCAAGGTACATCCTTGGAATCTTTGTCCATACAGCAGTATAAGCAGATATTATCAATCAGCTGAGGGTGACACACTATGAAAAATCTGCTTGCTGATCCTGctttattgtttgctttttgtgtGCTATCTTATTTTGGTATTGGAGTtatattaaatttgcaaaatgaattggagtctttttatgtcttttaatgtGCTTAGGTTGTTGTGAGTGACATTTTAGGttcataaaagaaatagatatcAGCATAGCTCTTCAAAGATGGTGGGCTCCAACTTTAGGCTAAAATGAAAGTATGATTTCAATGGGATAAAGACCTGGGGACAGCATGGCAGGCAAGAGGATTATAGCTTGAGCAAAGATGTCAAGGGGGAAATCCTAGAACAGAAATTTGAGGGAGAGGTTCTGGAAGGAAATATAGATTCATTTTGAGACATTTGTATGGGAATGGAGAGATAGAGTGACACTAGAGGTAGACACGGGAGCAAGGGAGGGTTTTCTTGAGATAGGAGAGAGACATATGAGTATGTTGCAGAGACATATAAAGGACATATAAAAGCCAATAAAGGACAAGAGATAGATAAGGAACAGTCAACAATTGACTGAAGTAGCCCATGCCTGAGAAGGTGGGATGAGATAGAGTGCCAGAGAATAGAGGGTGACCTTGACTTTGAATAGGATTTAAGGGTGGCTGTGGAAGCAAATAAATGTAGGTTTGTTTCAAGTGGTAGATCCTCCCCCCAAAAAGGTAATATGGATTATACAAGTTTTGGGTCTTGCTGGAGGCTATGATGGAAGAACAAAGGAATCAAAGCAGTGAGTATACGAGTCTGTCTCTTCACCACTGGGTTGCTAATACCTAGGTGCATAGAGAGTGGTTGAAGAAATGGAATATAGAATCCAAGCTGGTTAAGAATGGAAGAacaatgaggaggaagaggacttGTCGATTAGGAGACAATGGAGGAATCAAAAGATTATACTCTTGATGCAGCATAAGAACAAATATCGTTCATTCGAGAAATATTACACACATGCCTCCTATGTGGGAGGCATGCTGCTAGGGATCCTATGAATGATACAGAGTTGTAAGGACTAGGGGCCAGGGGTCAGATAGCAGGATCCTTGTATTTAAGAAGTCATACTGGGAGAGGGGTGTCTAGATGATGCCAAGGTCTATGGAATGGGTAGCTGAGGGGGAAATGATCACTGGAGTTGAGGGAGTCAGGAGACTTGGAGGTCAGGGTATTGTTTGGATAATTTATATGAACATGAAAATCACTAAGGATGGCAGCAGGAGTTGGAAAAGAGAGGAACACTATGGTCTAGGTACAGATTCTTCTGAGTGTAGGAATGAAGGTATCACGTCCTCATCCATGCTGCCCACCAAGGAACAAGGCCCATAGGTACTCACAGAGACCTATATCCTCCCTCACTTTTAGAAGTGCTACCCCAGAACCCTaccctccaggaagccctcatCCATTCCACACCCCACAGCAACAGAGGCATTTCACAAAGTAAGATCTTAAGAAGATCTTGTAGGAGAAGTCTCACAAtgacttcctctccctccttgtaGGCAGCAAGAGAAGGCTTTATTGATAAGGAACTaggaattaagaaagaaaaagcttcatTCATAACTAGAAAGCTCCTTGGTTGTAGCTGGAAATCGAGGCCTGTTTTGGAGATGCTGAGGGCTTCTTCACTAGAAGCAGGGGTCTTCTAGTAAGACCAAGTCCAGCGTCTTGAGGTAAGAGAAGTGCAAGGTAAGCAGCACTTAAAGGTGGGAACCAGTGGAGACAAAGGCAGTTTGACTTTCTTGGAAAGGGCTCAGTAATGGGCAGGGACAGTGTCCAGGGCTTCCTCAGGTTCTCGGGTGATGTCCACATTCTGGGGGAAGAGAGCCCAGGATTAATAGGAAGGAGATACCACTATGGAGGCCCAGACCCACCCCTGCCTCTTGTCCTCTTGTCCCAGGCTCCTCTATTTCAGCCAGGCGTGGATCCTGACCCTTTTCTCAGGCAAGCCTCTGGGGAATCTCAACCTGAGGTATTTTGGGTAAGGGTTGCTTTAGTCCCTCATCTTCAAGTCACCTCAGGCCTGGGCCATGGTTCCTGCATTTCTGGGTGCTGGTTATTCTACCAGTTGGTATGAAACATCCAAGCTATGTGGGATTGGAGTGGTCTTTCTGTGTAGGTGGGTGCTTTCACTATGTGCCAGCTTAGGCCATAGAATCCCTCACCTACCTCAGGTTTCTCCCGGTGTGTGTTTACAGCTTCCACATTCAGGTAGATGGACTCCACTTTGCAGCCTCAGAAAAGAACAACCAGTCCATCCATAAGCCCCCAAGGTAAGCACAGGTCTTTCCTAAGGTGTCATTCACTCCCATGCCCATCACCACCCATACCCCCAGCTCCACACTGTGTGCAGATTGTGACTGGGCTGTAGGGAGGGGAATGTAGACCAGCTGTGTGACATATGGGGAAGACACCAGGTCTAAGAGGAGTCAATAGGGTGTCCTCCCACCTGTCTCTGATACTCTTAgagttctctgagcctcagttgctcAACTGGGAATGGGAAGGAGATGAGAATAGATGATCTCTGGGGCCTCCCTCAACTCTTGTGGTCTGTGAGGCAGCAATCTAATGTATATAATAATGATGGAGTTCTGTGGATCTTCTAAGCTGTGTTAAATGCTGAAGTGGTGGAAGAGTTCTGGGGCCATTGCCTTGGGGCAATCAATCCCAGGTAAAGTTCATTTAGAGGCAAAATGATTATGGCAACACCAGAGGTGTGGAAGGTCACAAGGGAGTTCTGGGAgcctgaagaaaaaagagagtgatATCACTGGGGTCTGGGGCTGGCAGAAGAAGCATAATGCCTGTAGAAGCCCCCCTTAGCTCCATCTCTGTGGATTGCACCCTGCTCAGGGCTTCAGTGTGCTGTTTGCCCTGCTCACATCCTAGAAGATAGtagagtctctgtctctctcctgctcatgaatATTTCATAGAAAACTAATGCCCCAAGAGATAGTCTAAACTGACCAGGCCAATCTTTGAGCCCTTTCTTCAATTTGGTCCCAAACTACACTTATTCCTCTGGTCCCCTTTGGGCACCTCTTCTACAGCTAGTGCTCCATACTTGATAGAGCCAGAGAAAGTTGAGGCTAGGCCCTGGATTTAGAGGCCATCCCCGTTCTTCCCTGTTCTCATTTTATTACTGCTAATCTTTCCTTCGCCAAGACATCTAATTACATACCCAAGAAACCTCCCCAAGGTCTCTGCTGTACAAATGGTATGCACTGGAGgtatgctcatgctctctatgtGCCTTTCCTCAGATGAGGGTAGGGGCACTCACCATAAGCCACAGGTGTGAGTTTAAGCACTGTGTGCAAAGGACACTTGAGATATGGCAGCTCATctagaaaggaggagaaaacagcCATCAGAGACAGGGTAGTGTGGAGGGTACCACCTCCCCAGGCTTCTTCTGCCACAACCCCTTCCTTATGGTCAGCTTCATCAAGGGCACACTCCCCACACTCTGCAGTGGGTAGTGCTGAGAGTAGGGTGAGTAATGACGAAGAATGCAGAGAGATGGCCTCTAGAACAGGGAGAAAAGAGGTCCCTGGGGAATGTGGACAGATTGTGAGTTCTCCAGGAGGGACAGGCTGGTCATCTGGGAAGTGGTTTATCTCCTCATTAACAGGGCAAACATGAGACCAAGGCAGACCTCTATCCTGCCCCAGCCTCAGGCTTTCCACAGGCCTCTAAATGAAGGCACACAAATGTATGTCAGCAAGTTTTCTGAGACCTTGCTATGTGCCAGGACCCTTGGATAGGTGTACATGCACCTTCACAGCTCCCACAGTTTTTTGCTCCAGCCCAGGCCTGTGCTCTCTGATTCCTCTCACACTTGTTGATGGACAAGCATTTCTTGATTCACTTGTTTCCAGTTGTTGACTATTGTTCACAAAGTTGTTTTGAATATTCATGTACCATTTCTTATGTGGGCATAGGTTTTATTAGACATCCTTGAGAGGAGGAGTTGATCAGGCCCAATTCAATGGATGAGGACATTAAGCCTCTGAAAGGGAAGACATTTGCCCTATGTCACCCTCAGGAAGTGGCAGCACTGGGACTTGAACCTAAGACCCTCAGAGGCTAAATGCATGCTCTGCCCACGGCAGCCAGCTACCATTGCCTTGGAGGGGCTCACAGTGTCATGGGAATGACACCCTCATTTGCCACTATTCTCTGACGACAGTCACTCTCACTCACCCAGCAAGCACTTACCACTTCCCATCTCCCTTCACTGAGCCAGAACCCCACCCCTCATGGCTTCCCTGCCCCCGAGGTTGATCCTGGTCTTTTAAGGTCACCACCACCCTCGTAGCCTCCTGAGGCATCAGGTTTGGTGATATCCTGGGCATCTATCCTGCTCCTCCTCATCTTTGTCATCATCAttgtcaggctctgggccctcTGGTTGCATTTGGTGCAAGATCTCATTCCACCCTTGCTGATACTCTGCAGGGGTTACTGTTCCCCTGCACACATGACACACATGACACACATGGCACACATGACAACTGgactcagagaagggaagtgactgACTTGTTTGAGGTCTCTGACCTAGCTCTGCCACCACCTGGACAACTGACCTTGGCccagccttttctctctctagCCTTCAGAGTTCCCATCTCTCATAGGACAGGATTGGACCAAATGTACTCTGAGCATGCCCCAGCTATGAGGCTCCTTGGGGGTCTGCTTCCTGAGTCACATCATCTCTCTGGGCCTTAAGTTTCCTCACTGAGTAATACGGGTAAAAGCATGTCCCGAGCACTGCCTGGCCCAACTCCCAGGGCCTTTGTGAACAACTGGTATGTCCTGTGCATGAAAGCAGGTAGGAAGTGGGTGAAGCAGTGTGAGAATGACAAGTGAATgtaccactccccaccccaccccctgcaaatCTATGCATTTATTAACAGAATCCTCTGGAAAGCACCTGAGATTGACACCCCTCACTGATCCTCTGAGCCCCATGATCTTGGGTAAATCACTTTACCTCTcaaagcctccatttcctcatctgcacagtCAGAGTTACAGTGCTTGCCTCATGGTCTCAAAGACAGTACCAAGCAATGGAGATTGGAAGCTGTCAGAAATCTAGTAGCACAAGAACCCTCATCCCAAGCCCCATCACGTTTTCCAGTGAGGAGACTGAGaaccaggcagaggaaatgaCTTGTTCGATGTCAAGTTCTCAAGTTCCCTAGGTTTCGATTTTTGATGACTTCATATTATAAGTGCCCTTTATTTGGAAACTACCATAGTAGAAAATATTCAAGTCTGCAGGACATTGCACAATATAACTTTCAAGTATAACTTTTCAATGTCCTCACATACTCAGAGTATCCTGGAGATGCCCATACTTCAGCATCCACATCAGAAATGGACTCTCACACCCGAGGTTAACATAATGGTCCCTTTCTAGGCTCTCTGCCCTAGTTTGCATTCCAGCATATGTTGTCAGTGTATAGATACTCTGTAAATTATAATgtctagatatatttttaaaaagaaaatatttaaaaaataaaatggaaatatcactATCTTGGGAGAAATCATCCCCACAACAAAGACAGAAACCTATAATCAGGATCATTAGGCAACAAAAAGTCCCATTACCACCTGATGACAGCATGCTTCATAGAAAAACTGGCTCAGCTTTTTCATGTTGATGCATACTGTTAATGTTGGCTTTTAAAACATTAGCTCAAAATAATACTAATAGCAGCAGCTAACACATATAGCCCATACTATGTGTCATGAATTGCCCTCAGCTCTTTACATATGTTAATGTATTTAAACTTCATcattatttccccattttacagatgagaaaattgaggccagAGAGGCTAAAGTAATTTGCCAAATCTATTATGTTACAGAGCAAGAACTTGAACTCAAGCATCTTTGTTCTAGAtactgtgctcttaaccactaagGTATAAACCACAGACTCCTGGCGTAAGGGTTCCAAATCATACCCAGCTCCCTATGCCAGGAACAGAGAGGAGAGTGGTACCTGAGCTCTTATCCAAGAAGTAGGCCAGGAGGCACCGCATGACAGCCTGGTGGCAGATCACCAGTACATTTTCCTGCCGTTCTAGCTCCATTATAACTGGCTCCAGACGCTGAACCAGATCCTCATAGGACTAAAAATGAGAGAACATTTGGGTAAAAAGAGTAGATGAGGCACATTTGCCCAGAGAACTCAGGACTAGGAATCAGGAAAAGTTGGATCTGGTGCCCGTTCAGTTATTGACCCAACAATATTGTCTTAGGCAACTCACTTCTTTTTAGGGTCTTAGTTTCTCATGTACTAAATGGGGACAATCAATACAGTGGactaaataacaataacaataataaaacttcttaatataaaattcctagaaaaaccACATAAAATAAATGGTTGCACTGCTGatcttttaacaaaataaaggaaatatgaatgaaggattccaaaatgaagaaaaatgtggggaaaaagagaaataagtggATACAGAAGCCACAATGCTCTGGGGGCATTTTTCAATCACAATATCTAACAGGCTTGAGATTTTAAAACCTTATAGAGACAGAAGACAAGGTCTTAGGTGTGTAGACGGTTGAGAATCAGGACTGAAACTTTCACATACATCTGAGACCCTCAAAGGGctacatctatttttattttttttaattttttaattttttttcaatatatgaagtttattgtcaaattggtttccatacaacacccagtgctcaacccaaaaggtgccctcctcaatacccatcacccagcttcctctccctcccacccccccatcaaccctcagtttgttctcagtttttttttttatttaaaataatttctttaacgtttatttatttttgaggcagagagagacagagcatgaatggggagggtcagagagagagggagacacagaatctgaaacaggctccaggctctgagcggtcagcacagagcccgacacggggctcgaactcacggaccgtgagatcatgacctgagccgaagtcggatgcttaaccgactgagccacccaggcgccccaatgttctgtttttaagagtctcttatgctttggctctcttccactctaacctctttttttttccttccccttccccatgggtttctgttacatctttttaaaaaatttttaacctttattcacttttgagagacagagagagacaaagcatgagcaaggtagggacagagagggggacacagaaccgaaaacagcttccaggctctaagctgtcagcacagagcccaacgcaaggcttgaacccacaaaccatgagagcatgacctgagccgaagtcagacgctcaaccgactgagccacccaggcacctcagggaTACATCCTTAATAGAAGtgtaaaccagaaaaaaaaatatccataggAGGAGGGGcaaacatggcagagaagtaggggaatCTGAGGTTCCCtaatctctcaaacaaagaagtgttgaagccaaaggactttgaaccctaAGAGTCCAGGAGGAACACAGACAGAGTCGCTTCCAGGGAACCACCAGGACAACCTGATGGGCCATAGATGTGtgattgcaaactgggagagataaaatgagtGGAGCAGtgggatccccttctgcagaggggagggatccccttttgcagagagacaaagggaagagaaagagaggctggggaagcataggactgtatctggacaagagaaaaaaccACGGACTGGGACAaagaaagatccaatctctaactgagGGGCTTTCTCAAGACTGGGGCTGGCTGCCCGATTagtgcacctggggaggagaggagctaGTCTGGGCTTGGTGGCTAGGTCAAGGGCACAGTCTGTAGTGGGAGAAAGtgatcccctccctggagtgctgtgggacaggacaaagcctgcctgcattTACCAGCCAGAGACCACATATCGGGTGGTGCAGAGTGGCACTTCCCCAGTACCGGGGTGTGCAGAGTGGAAGTTTGAATCCCAGTCAAGTGCCAGGACATGGGAATAAGCAGAGCGAGACAAACCACCTCGTTTGTGCCCACAGCAGTGATGACGGcttgaacagagtggtttgggattCCAGGTCAATGGAGGAGGGACTGGagtgttgccatttttcttcccaccaccaccaaagtgGGGTCTCAGGGATAGGATTGGACAGTGTGGCCCACAGTGGAAGCGGGACCCGCCTACAACCAAACCACTCCTGCATGTGGCAACTGCATATCTACTGGAGCAGGGTTGATGCTGATGAACCAGACAAAtcctcctccagaccagtgctgtTGGATtgcctgatttaattcttggacaattcttattatatagatatattctcccttccttttctccttcttatctcttcccccctctagtctggttactctggttgttggtttggttaagcagacatatttagtccattctcttgatacatgttctatagctccttttttattttcttttctctctctctggagtaattaagccttatagtttctctgtctggacaacattatcttcttttctttttcccggcttcttctttttttcctttctctctctctgtattaagctgtatagtttctctgcctgatcaatgtttattttttttccctgcccctgtcatttctctcttcataTGGCATGAGGCCTCTTCCATCATCACTGCTTCCACCCTGTGGTTTGCTTGTAGCTGgtgcttctgttttttttgtttttgtttgtgtttgtgtgtttttgttttctgtttgttttttgtttgttttctttcccagggctacttcaatgaacaaatcaaagcacacttggTGGAGGGTCCGAAACATCACTATAAGTAGGGAGATAAAATAACCAACGTCACAACagcagagagcaagtaacactctccaaaaaacacctcctgaagggccaggccctggacaatgtACGACatctctttaatatagtagtgctcacagatGCAGGACACataataagcttttaaaacacatagggACAGGAAACTAGCCaagatgatgaaacagaagaattctcttcaatagaaactccaagaagaaatgacaactaAAGAATTGTTcgaaacagatataaacaatataactgaacaagagtttataataatagtcataaaattaatctctgggcttgaaaaaagcatacaagACAGCAGAGAACTTATTGCTGCAGAtttcaaggaactaaaaaacgctagtgatgaattaaaaatactataaatgaggtgtaaaataaaatggagtcagtCACATTGAGGATTGAAAAGGCAAaagggagaataggtgaaatagaagataaaattatggaaaaagaagaaacggagaaaaatagaaattaaaaaattctggatcacaagggagaattagagaactaagtgatttatgaaatggaacaatattggggtgcctgggtggctcactcagttgagcgaccgactttagttcaggtcatgatctcacggttcatgggttaggaccccgcatcgggttctgtgctaacagctcagagcctggagcctggtttggattctgtgtctccctctctctctgcccctaacccactcgcattttgtctctgtctctctcaaaaataaataagcattaaaaaattttagaaatggaacaatatccgtatcataggagttccagaagaagaagaagaagggagagaaagggg from Leopardus geoffroyi isolate Oge1 chromosome X, O.geoffroyi_Oge1_pat1.0, whole genome shotgun sequence includes the following:
- the LOC123594364 gene encoding LOW QUALITY PROTEIN: trophinin-like (The sequence of the model RefSeq protein was modified relative to this genomic sequence to represent the inferred CDS: inserted 2 bases in 1 codon; deleted 1 base in 1 codon); this encodes VGPSASPGSLGLHFPPDIQTGTTEEDRVLLMHTLLAATKDPLAMDPPVANQPKKSKTKKSPSKAITKTIPAAPTVSSTNVITTIKPKVTLQALNLPAIPQINQAEATTEAANTQASSVTAQPTKANKQKSVMAKADQVFQSLTGNESVTAQIKTPLQALNLPDILKAIQASITIESATXQALIAPTKPKKASKAKKAADKAITSATDISLALTTTHTAITQGRITNEAATTHATAACIRTNKAFKAKKATVKGIHTDTEFLEAPNATETATRQIEATAAAIWPKKFKGKKTAIKGPNSAYEASEVPPAIQMVTNQALAATLQVRRGSRAHKSATKAQIAESQTKIVDQGAQAKMATFKTNKNALETQVAAAVQALADDYLAHLSLEPTTRNRGKRKQKSKHLNGDERGGDNYRLVPWGWRPPPPRDVALLQERANKLVKYLLVKDQTKIPIKRSDMLKDVIKEYDEYFPEIIERASNALEKMFRVNLKEIDKQISLYILISTQESSAGILGTTKDTPKLGLLMVILSVIFMNGNKASEAVIWEVLRKLGLRPGVRHSLFGEVRKLITDEFVKQKYLEYKKVPNSRPPEYEFFWGLRSYHETSKMKVLKFACKVQKKDPKDWASQYREAVEMEVQAAAAAEAEAEARAEARAQMGIGKEAVAGPWNWDDMDIDCLTREELGDDDQSWNRFSFEIEAIAQEYADASTNIDFSRGASTRATFSNSANISFSDATSPSGGFGGRAGINFGGTPSTSASFSSTASICFSGTPSTSTSFSGAASISFSGAASTSSSFNSETCISFGGTPCTSASFGGGISSSFSIPLSTSPNFSGGVSSGFGGTLSTTAGFCGALITSSSFGTIPRTSTVFSGVLSTSTGFGGTLSTSICFSGSSSSDVSFGGTLSTSICFDGSPSTSTGFDGVLSTSVSFGSSSSTSADFGGTLSTSICFGGPPSTDARFSGSFSTSVGFGNALNTSAGFSSAVSTNASFSSAPNSMSGFGGVFSTSTDFSGALSTTTDFSISPSASIGFGGLPSTSLCFGSVSNTNLCFGGPPSTSTYFSGATSSSFGDGSSTTAGFIFGNGLSTSAGFSGGLSTSAGFGSGLGTSAIFGSGLSTSAGFGGGLISSDAFGGVLGTNAGFGSTLGTSAGFSGGLSISDGFGAGPNTSFNGGPSTIIGFGSGSNTSTGFIGEPSISTSFNGGPSSIIGFSSGPSTGSGFNSGPSSGDGFGGGPRNGAGFGGEATSLVACSFSYG